The region GTGCCCGTCGGACCCAACGTGGGTGCGGCCCGGACGCAACCCGGAGGCGTCGGTGCGCGTCCCTAGACTGAGTCCGTCGATGGCTTTCCCCGGGGGAGGAACCACATGTCACGCCGCCAGCCTGCGCTCGTGCTGCTGCTCGCACTGCTGTGCGCCGCCACGGCGCTCACCGCGCCCACGTCGTCGTACGCCGCCACGGCCGGGGCCTCGGCCCGTGAGTTCGCCCCGATGCGGATCGGCGACACCGGCTGGCGGGTGCGGGTCCTGCAGAGCCGGCTCCACCAGCTCGACCTCCACTCCGAGGTGGTCACGAACCGCTTCGACACCGAGACGCGTGACGGCGTGGCCACCTTCCAGCGGCGTCGCGGGTGGACGGCGGACGGCGTCGTCGACGAGCGCACGTGGACCAAGGTCGTCGCCAGGACGACGGAGCCGACGTCCGACGCGCTCCACAACGTCTACACGCCCGGACGGCCGCTGCTCGAGCGCGGCGACCGGGGCATGTGGGTGCGCCAGGTGCAGGCACGCCTCAAGCAGCTGCAGTGGTACGACGCCGAGGTGACCGGCCGCTTCACCGGCACGACCGTCGCCGCGGTCGAGGGCTTCCAGGCGAAACGGAGGATCCCGGTCACCGGCCAGGTCGACCGGCGCACCCTCACCCGGCTCAAGGACATGACCCGGGAGCCGACGAAGGCCGAGCTCTTCAACATCGTGCCGGCCGGTCCGGCGCTCGACCCGCGCTGCACGACGGGGCGGGCGATGTGCGTCGACAAGACCTCGCGCTCACTGCGCTGGGTGGTCGACGGGGTGGTGCTGAGGACGGTCGAGGTGCGCTTCGGCTCCGACGAGCTTCCGACCCGCGAGGGCGAGTTCGCCGTCTACCGCAAGTCGCGCGACCACGTCTCGAGCCTCTACGGCACCTCGATGCCGTTCGCGATGTTCTTCTCGGGCGGGCAGGCCGTGCACTACTCCCCCGACTTCGCCGCCAACGGCTACAACGGCGCCTCGCACGGTTGCGTCAACGTGCGCGACTACGCGGCCGTGCAGTGGCTGTTCGACCAGGTCAGGATCGGCGACGAGGTGATCGTCTACCGATCCTGACCGGTCACAGCGGCCCGAGGGGTTCGCTCAGATCTCGATCTGGTTGGACAGCGTGGCCAGCTTGTGGCGCGCCATCGCGAGGTTGGCCTTGCTCTTGTCGAGCACCAGGTAGATGAACAGGCCCGGGTGGCTCTTGGGCAGGTTGATCAGGTGGTAGGCCTGGCCCAGCGTGATCAGGATGTCGTCGATGGTGTCGTTGAGGCCGAGGCTCTCCATCGTGCGCATCTTGGCGCGGACGACGTCGGTGTTGCCGGCGGCGGCGACGTCGAGGTTCATCACGGAGGCGTCGCCGGCCTGGCCCAGGGCCATGCCCGACTGGTAGTCCACGAGGAGTGCGGCGACCGCGCCGTCGATCTGCACGGCTTCCTTGAGGATCACGTCAACGTTCGTCATTTCAGTTCCTTCTTCTCGGTGTTCGTCCCGGCCGCTGTGGTCGGGAGGTTCTGGGTGGGAGCGGCGGGACCGGAGCCGGGCCACGAGGCCCGGACGGTGCCGCTCGGTCATTGCTCGGCCTCGCGGGCCTGCTGCATCAGCAGCTTGTCGAGGAACGACTCGCCGCCGAAGAGCGGGAGCGAGGGCAGCACGAAGGCCGACTCCTCGGGTTCGTCGACGATCCGGATCGGCTGCTCGAGCCGGAGCCCGAAGTCGCTGCCCGGCTCACCGCGCGAGCGGCGCGGCAGGTCGGCCACGTCACCGATCACGACCGGTGCGGGCTCGGGCAGGTCGGGAGGAAGCAGGTCGCGTGGCGCGACGCCGACGACCTCGACGTCGCAGGCGCGCAGCAAGTCGCGCACGACCTCGGGCAGGTCAGCGGCGACGACGTGCTCCAGGCCGGCACCGAGCCAGGCGCGCAGCGCCACGGCGTTGGCTGCCCGGGCGCGCGCCGGCCGCAGGCGCCGGGCCCCGGGGACGGTCACGTTGGACACGACATCGGTGAGCGCGGAGGCAGCACCCGGTGCCAGGGCGAGGGCCGCGGGACGGAGGGCGTCGAGCGCCTCGGTGAGCCCGGCCGGCGAGGCCATGTGGGCCAGCGTGCCGCCGGTGGCCAGGTGGGCATCGCGGACGAGGTGGACGAAGGCGTCGACGTGCTCGCCGACGAGGAGGGTCACGCCGTCGCGCGGGAGCAGCGCGTCGTGGTCGACCGGTGCCTCGACCTCGGACGCGACGCGGGACAGCACCGCGCCGGGCGGGAGCAGCCGCGCCACCGTGCCCTCGGGGTCGACGACGCGATCGAGCCGGTGGACGACGTCGGGGTCCATCACCAGGCGCTCGGCGCCAAGCGCGAGGAGCCGGCTCCACGAGTCGTCGCCGAGGTCGAGCATCTCGGCGGACGGGAAGCGCAGGCCGGCCAGGCGGTCGAGCTCGGCCTCGTCCTGCGACACGACGAGGCGCACGTCGACGCCGGACAGCTCGCGGACGAGGTCCTCGGACCTCGCCAGCGGCGAGACGTGGATGACGACGGCGCCGATCGCGCGCAGGGCGATCTCGAGCTCGGGGTGCGGGTGTGCCGAGGGCAGGAGGGACAGCACGACCTGGTCGGTGCGCATGCCGCTGCGGATCAGGCCGGCGGCGGCGCGCTGGGCGGTCGTCTCGACCTGCTTCCACGACCGCGCCTCGACCCCCGCAGCGGTGGCGACGAGGAACGCGATGTCGTCTCCGCGCGTCTCCGCGAGGGCCGACAGCCGCCGCAGCGGCGACGGCGGGAGCACCGCCTCGTCGTGCGTCGGGAGCGCCGAGGCTCGAGCGTGTGCGACGAAAGCCATCGGGACCCCCTCCCTCGACTGGTTGAACGGACAACCACTATTCTCGGGGAACTGCAACCCCTGTCTGGGGGCTTTTACCTACGCGTTCGCCGCCTGTGCATCACTCGTGGAACCAGTTCTCAGGTCGTGAGACGGCCGTCACGGACCGTCGTCGGCGCTCCTCAGGACCCGGCGAGCGAGAAGGCGGCGTCCAGGTCGCTGCGACCGCCGCCGCGTCGCGGGAGGTGTGCGTCGACCACCTGGGCGACCGGCGCGGCCGGCACGGCCACCACGGCGTGCTCGGCGGCCAGCTCCAGCCGGACGGCCGGGTGGTGCGCGATCCGGCCGAGCCGGTGGCCCAGCGTCGTCGCGAGCCCGCTGATCGTCCGGTTCACGCGGGCGTCGAGCGCCAGCACGCGCACCCGACCGCCGAACCACGGCGCGAGGCCCACGACCTCGTCGGCCAGCCTGCGCGTCCTCGAGCCCATCCTCGCCTCAGCGACGCGGGCGCTGGTGGCCTCGAGGACCTCCAGCGGGGTCGCGTGCCACGGGGCGCCGTCGATGGTCGCGTGCTCGAGCAGGTGCTCGAGGTCGCGGGCGGCGGCGTGGTCGAGCAGCACGTGCGTGGGAGACCAGCGCGCGAGCGCGGCCCCGAGCTGGTCGGGGCGCTCGACCCACACGAGGGAGCAGCCACTGGTCAGGTGCGCGTCGCGGACCACGGTCGTGAAGCGGTCGGTCGCCTCGCCGGTCAGCACGGCGACGTCGTCGCCCACGAGGTCCGCCAGCGTGCCGGAGGACTCCGGGCGGAAGAGCCAGGAGGGGCCCTTCTCGCGGGGCAGGCCGAGCACGGCGCCCGAGGACGCTCCGGCGCGAGCGGTGGCGACCCACGCGAGCAGGTCGGGCTGGCGCTTGCGGCGCTCGAGGCCCATCCCGCGCAGCCGTTCCCACGACCGGTCGTCGCACTCGAAGAGCTGGGCCTCCATCAGGCCCGCCTGCTGCAGCAGCGCCAGGCGGCTGTCGTCGTCGACGATCACCAGGCGCACCTCGATCTCGTCGAGCAGGCGACCGACCTCGACGGGGTCCATGTGCTCGGGGAGCAGGAGCGGTACGGCGCCCGCGACGCGCGTGGCCAGCTCGAGCTCGACCTGGCGGATCCCCGTGGGCACGCGGATGACGACGACCTGTCCGGGGTTCACCCCGGCCTCGATCATCCCGGCGGCGCCGTCGATCGTGCGGCGGTAGAGCTCGTTCCAGGTCAGCGAGGCCCACGAGTCCCCGCGCTGCTCGGCGACCGCCACGTCCAGGGCACGACTGCGCGCGTGGCGCTCCAGACGCGCCAACGGCGAAGGCTGAACAGGCACTTGCGGCTCCTTCTGCTCCTGGTGTATCCGCCGAAAGTAGGGCAGGACCTGTGGCGCTGTTCACGGTTTCGCCCATCTGCACCCCGGAGGCGGGGAACCCCGGCGTACGCTCTCCCCTCGTGACGCCCCCCTCGTCCGCCCCGCAGGCGGGTCAAGCCGCCCCGCTCGTCGTGCGCACCATCCCGGTGGACCAGGCGGACCTGCCGCTCCTCGACCTGCTGCCGCAGCAGGACCCGGTCAGCTGGCTGCGTCGTGGCGAGGGCCTCGTCGGCTGGGGCGTCGCCGCACGGCTCGAGACGTCGGGACCGACCCGGTTCAGCGACGCGGTGAAGTGGTGGTCGGAGACCGTGGCCCGCGCCGACGTCGAGGACCACGTGGGCGAGCCGGGCACCGGGCTGGTCTGCTTCGGCGCCTTCGCCTTCGCCGACGAGCCGGGCGACTCCGTGCTGGTCATCCCCCAGGTCGTCGTCGGTCGCCGCGGCGACCGCACCTGGCTGACGACGGTGTCGGTCGACGCGCCCGACCTCGCGCCCACGGACCGGCCCTCGCCGCCCGTCGGCCTGGTCTTCTCCGACGGCGCCCGCAACGGCGAGGAGTGGATGTCGGTCGTGGCCGACGCGGTCGACCGGATCGCTGCCGGCGACCTGGAGAAGGTCGTCCTGGCCCGCGACCTCATCGCCACCACCGACGAGCCGCTCGACGTCCGCTGGCCGCTGCGCCGCCTCGCCGAGAGCTACGAGATGTGCTGGACGTTCCACGTCGACGGCCTCTTCGGCGCGACCCCCGAGATGCTGGTGCGTCGCGAGCGTGGCCTGGTGACCTCGCGCGTGCTGGCCGGGACCATCCGGCGCACGGGCGACGACGAGCGCGACCTCGCCCTCGCCGCCACCCTCGCCCGGTCGTCGAAGGACCTGGAGGAGCACGAGTACGCCGTGCGCTCGGTCGCCGACGCCCTCGAGCCGCACTGCTCGTCGATGAGCGTGCCCGAGGCGCCGTTCGTGCTGCACCTGCCCAACGTGATGCACCTGGCCACCGACGTGAACGGCGTCGTCCACGACCTCGCCACCTCGCTCCAGCTCGCCGAGTCGCTGCACCCGTCGGCGGCCGTGGGCGGCACCCCGACACCGGTCGCGACGCGGCTCATCTCCGAGATCGAGGGCATGGCTCGCGACCGCTACGCCGGTCCGGTCGGCTGGATGGACGGCGACGGCGACGGCGAGTGGGGCATCGCCCTGCGGTCCGCGATGGTCACCGAGGACGGCGTACGCCTCTTCGCCGGCTGCGGCATCGTGGCCAGCTCCGACCCCGAGGCCGAGCTCGCCGAGTCGCAGGCCAAGTTCGTGCCGGTGCGCGACGCGCTGGGCGCCGACACCCCCTAGGCCTGCTGGAGGTCCTGGCCGGTCTCGCGGAGCTCGAACGCCTGGCCCTCGGGCAGCAGGTTGCGGAAGTGGGTGGCGGCCATGGCGACACCGACGTCGCTGTAGACCCGCTCGTGGATGCCCAGGGAGGTCGGGGCGCCGACCTGGCGGGCGAAGTCGATCGCCTCGCTGATCTTGAGCCAGGGGCCGCTCACCGGGGCGAGCAGCACGTCGACCGCCCGCGGCGGCACGGTCAGCGAGTCGCCCGGGTGGTAGACGCTGCTGCCCCCGGACTCGAGGAGGTAGCCGGAGTTGTCGAAGCGGTCGTAGTCGGGGTGGATCACCGCGTGCTTCTCGCCGACCACCTCCACCGAGGTCCCCGCGACCTCGAGCCGGTCGCCCGGGCGTAGGACGGTCACCCGCTCGGCCACGTCGGGTGCCTGCTCGCGCAGCATCCGCTCCACCGCGGCGATCGTCCAGATCGGCGCGTCGGAGCGCCGCAGGTGGTCGGGGTGGACGTGGTCGGCGTGCTCGTGGGTCAGCAGCACCGCATCGGCGCCGTCGATCGCCTCGGCCTCGCTGAAGCTCCCCGGGTCGATGACGACCACGCCGCCCTCGCCCTGGATCCGCACGCAGGCATGGCCGAACTTCGTGATCCGCATGACGCCCAGCCTAGGACTGCGGCGATTTCGCTGATGAATGTGTGACGCATGGGGTCCGCGGTTATGGTGGTCGCGCCTCTGACGGGTGGAGAGTGCCCCGGGGGATCCATGCCAATCGCACCCGAGACGAAGAGAGTTCACATGTCTGCACGCCGCGTGCTAGCAGGCAGCGTCGCCGCGCTGCTCCTGCCCGCGTCCCTGCTCCTGACGACCGAGATCGGCTCGGCCAACGACTCCGACCCGTCGGCGCAGGCCGCAGCGAAGTCGTCGGTCTTCACCAAGAAGGCCGGTCAGAAGATCTCGCTGGAGGTGCTCCCGCAAATCGTCCAGCAGGGCAAGCGCCCCGCCAGCGCGAACGCCGCCAAGGGCTCGGTCATCGCGACTCTCAAGCCCGTGAAGGTCGGCCGCAAGGTCACCCTCGAGGTCCAGCAGGGCTCGAAGTGGAAGAAGGCCGGCACGGCCAAGCAGGAGAAGTCCGGCAAGGCCTACTTCCGCGCCAACGTGTCCAAGGGCGGCCTCCCGCTGACCTACCGCGTCACCGCCAACAAGCTCGGCAACCTCAAGAAGGTCTCGAGCAAGAGCCAGGACACCTCGGCGTGGGTCACCCCGACCTTCACCGACGAGTTCTCCGGAAGCGTCCTGTCCCCCGTCTGGAGCATGCGCGGCCAGGACTACGAGGCGCAGAGCAAGCGCCTGTGCTCCAAGGGCTCGCCCGAGGCCGTCAAGGTCGGCGGCGGCACCCTGCGCCTGAGCGTCATCAAGGACAAGTCGCGCAGCGACAAGTGCACCGCGGTCTCGCGCAAGAAGAAGCAGAAGATCTCCTACCGCCTCAACGGTCACGTCGGCACCGCCGACGCGTTCAGCTTCCGCTACGGCGTGGCTGCCGCGCGCATCAAGATGCAGCAGTCGCGCGGCCAGCACGCCAGCTTCTGGCTCCAGCCGATCGGCGAGAACCAGCCGGGCAGCGACGGCCACGAGATCGACGTCATCGAGTACTTCGGCGACAAGCACCCGCAGGGCGGCCTCACCAGCTTCATCCACTGGTACAAGGGCCAGCGCCTGATCAAGACCGGCTCGTGGATCAAGAACTCCGAGTCGTTCCTGAAGAACAAGAAGGACGGCTGGTCGAAGAACTACCACGTGTTCTCGGTCCAGTGGACGCCCAAGGCGATCAGCATGTACATCGACGGCAAGGAGACCTGGCGCACGTCGGCCCGCGTCTCGAAGGCCCAGCAGTACCTCATCCTCAGCATGCTCGCCTCGGACTACGAGGCGCTGGAGATGAAGGACTCGAAGCTGCCGCAGAGCATGGACGTCGACTGGGTCCGCGTGTGGGAGACCCCGCAGCCCTGATCGACTGACCGCTTCACCACGGCCCGCGCCCTGGTCCTCCCTGATCTCAGGGCAGGACCAGGGCGCGGATCTTTTCGTCCAGCTCGCGTCGGTTGTCGCGGCGCACGCGCACCTCGACCACCTCGATGCCGCCGTTGGGCATCGCCAGCGCCTGCTCCAGCCCGGGCAGCCCGTCGACGCGCAGGTGCGGCACGCGCATCGCGGCGCACAGGCTCGCGACGTCGACGCCGTGCGGGGTGCCGAAGAGCGTGTCGAAGCGGTCGGCGTACGCCGGCGCCCCCTGCTCGAGCGTGGCGAAGATCGAGCCACCGTCGTCGTTGACCACGACGATCGTCAGGTCCGGCCGCTCCTCGCGCGGGCCGATGACGAGCCCGGTGCTGTCGTGCAGGAAGGTCACGTCGCCCATCAGCGCGATCGAGCGCGTCGACTGTGGCCGGCCCAGCGCGGCGCCGATCGCGCTGCTGATCGTGCCGTCGATGCCGGCCAGGCCGCGGTTGGCCGCCACGAAGCGCCGGGCACCGACCTCGTAGCGGGCGGCCATCAGGTCGAGGTCGCGCACCGGGTTGGAGGCGCCGAGGAAGAGCAGCCCGCCGGGCGGCAACGCCCTGCTCACCGCACCGGCCACCTCGTGCGGGGTCAGGTCGGGCTCGGCCGCGAGCAGCGCGTCGAGGGCGCGGCCCGTCGTGCGGTCGGCCTCCCGCCACTCCTCGAGCCACGCGGGGTCGTCGGTGCCGTCGAGCAGGAGGTGGTCGGCCTCGTGCGCGACGGGGAACGGCCGCTCGGACCACGTGCCCCGGTGGGTGGCCGAGACCACCTCGACGTCGGGGCGACCGAGGAGCCGGGCGACCGGCCGCGAGAGCGTCGGGTGCCCGAGGACGACGGCGCGCTCGACGCGGGCGCCGAGCTCGCCGGACAGGAGGAGCCGGTAGGTGCGGATCGCGTGGTCGCCCGTGCGCGACCCGCTGGAGGGCTCGGCGAGCAGCGGCCAGCCTGCGCGCTCGGCGAGGTTGCGGGCGAACGGTCCGGCGTCGTCACCGGCCACGACGACCGTGCGGGGACCCATCGCGAGCACGTGCTGGGTCTGCGTCGGGCCGAGGTCGAGGTCGACCCACTCGGGGGCCTCCCCTCCGTCCCACCCGTCGTCGTCGGGGAGCAGGGGGTCGTCGAGCTGGACGTTGAGGTGGAGCGGACTGCGGTGGCGGTGGCGGCGCACGAACGCGAGCAGCTCGTCGAGGTCGGGCCCGCCTTCGCCCGACGTGACGTCGAGCGTCGGCGCGAAGCTCGCGAAGAGGTCGACCTGGTCGGTGGTCTGGTTGGCGTCGGTGCCGCGCAGCCGGGCCGGACGGTCGGCCGTCACGACCACGAGCGGCACTCCGGCGTGGGCGGCCTCCATCACGGCCGGGAGCAGGTTGGCCGCGGCGGTGCCGGAGGTGCAGACGACGGCGGCCGCCTCACGGCGGATCTTCGCGAGGCCGAGCGCGAGGAAGGCGGCGGTCCGCTCGTCGATCCGGGTGTGCAGGCGCAGCCCACCGGCCAGCGAGGCGTCGTAGAGCGCGAAGGACAGCGGGGCGTTGCGCGAGCCGGGCGCGACCACGACCTCGCGCACGCCGGCACCGCGGAGCGCCGTCACCACGGCGCGGGCGAGCTCGGTCGAGGGGTTGGTCACGAGGCCCGATCCTGCCCTACCGAGGCGAGCCTCCGGGTCCAGTGGGCGACCCGGTCGGCGGGCGCCGCGAGCCGGGCCAGCGCGGCCTCGTCGACCTCGGGCCGGGCGACGGGCAGCAGCCCGTCCACGGGCAGCAGCGGGTCGACGGCGACGTCGTCGGTGAGCAGCTGGACCGTCGCCAGCCCGCATGCGTGGTGCAGCTCGGGCAGCGCTGCGGCCAGCGCGACGCCGGCGGCGATGCCGACGCTCGACTCGACGGCGCTCGACACCACCACGGGGAGCCCGATGTCCTCGGCGATCCGCAGGCACGCACGGACCCCGCCCAGGGGCTGGACCTTCAGCACGGCGATGTCCGCCGCCTCGAGGTCGCGCACCCGGTAGGGGTCCTCGGCCCGCCGGATCGACTCGTCCGCGGCGATCGGCACCTGCACCCGGCGACGTACGACGGCGAGGTCCTCGACGCTCGCGACCGGCTGCTCGACGTACTCGAGTCCACCGGCGGCGCGGTCGAGCGCGGCGATGGCGCGCACCGCCTCGTCGACGTCCCACCCACCGTTGGCGTCCACCCGGACCAGCCCACCGGGCCCGAGCGCGTCGCGGACCGCCTCGAGGCGCGCGAGGTCGTCGGCGAGCACCTGTCCGCTCTCGGCGACCTTGACCTTGGCGGTGCGGCAGCCGCCGGCGGTGACGATGGCGTGGGCGCGCTCGGGGTCGGTGGCGGGCACGGTCACGTTGACGGGTACGACGTCGCGCACCGGTGCCGGCCAGCCCACGTCCGCGGCCTCCCGGGCGCAGGCCAGCCACGGGCGGGAGACGGCGTCGTCGTACTCCAGGAAGGGCGACCACTCGCCCCAGCCGGCCTCACCGCGGACGAGCAGGCCCTCGCGGACGGTGATGCCGCGGAACCTCGTGCGGAGCGGGATGGAGAAGACGTGCATCACAGGCTGCTCCTCAACGCCTGCCGGTCGACCTTGCCGTTGGCGAGCAGCGGCAGCGCGTCGACCCGGCGGACCTCGCGCGGCGCCCACGAGCGCGGGTGGACCTCACCGACCCAGTCCCGCAGCTCGGCGTCCGGGACGGCCCCGCCGACGACGACGGCGACCAGCCGCTGGCCCCACTCGTCGTCGGGCACGCCCAGCACCTCGGCCTGCTCGACCGACGGGTGCTCGCGCAGCCGCCGGGCGACGGCGGGCAGCGGGACCTTCACCCCTCCGCTGATCACGACGTCGTCGATGCGGCCGAGCACCCGCAGCCGCCCGTCCTCGTCGAGCCGGCCCGCGTCGGAGGTGAGGAACCACCCGTCGACCAGCGTCTCGGCGGTCAGCCCGGGGTCGTCGAGGTAGTGGCTGAACAGGGTCGGCCCGGCGAGCCGGACCCGCCCGTCCGCGGCGATCGTGACGCCGACGCCGTCGAGCGGCAGGCCGTCGTAGACGCAGCCGCCGGCGGTCTCCGACGAGCCGTAGGTCGTGACCACGTGGATGCCGGCCTCCTCCGCGCGGTGGCGGAGCGCGGGGTCGATGCCGCCGCCGCCGACGAGCACGGTGTGGCAGCGCGCGAGCGCCGCGACCTGCGTGGGGTCGTCGAGGACGCGGTGCAGCTGGGTCGGCACGAGCGAGGTGAAGACCGGGGCGTCGTCGGGGCTCGCGCCGACCGCCGCGACGAGGTCGAGACCCTCCACGACGACGGGCTCGTGACCGGCGACGAGGGAGCGCACCACCACCTGCACCCCGGCGACGTACGACGACGGGAGCGCGAGCAGCCAGCGGCCCGAGGCCCCGAGCCGGCGGGCCGACGCGGTGACGCTGGCCAGCACGGCCGAGCGCGGGAGGACGACCCCCTTGGGGCGGCCGGTGGAGCCGGACGTCTCGATGAGCAGCGGCTCCGGGTCGTCGGCCGCGAGCCACTGCGCCAGCTGCCGGACCGCGACCGCGGGGTCGTCGGACGGTCGCAGGAAACTCACGCGACTCACGCTAGTCCCCTCTGGGAGCATGACCGGCGATGGGTGAGACGCAGGCCGGCGAGAAGCCGCAGACGTGGTGGCAACGGCAGCTGCCACCGTCGCCCCTCGCCCGGTCGCTGTCGGTCCAGTCGATCCTCTTCGCCATCGGCGAGGGCACCTTCCTCACCGGGTCCGCGGTCTTCTTCACGCAGATCGTCGGGCTCTCCGCGGCCCAGGTCGGGGTCGGCCTCACGGTCGCCGGGGTCGCGTCCTTCTTCTTCGCCGTGCCTGCCGGCAAGCTGGCCGACAAGGTCGGCACGAAGCGCATCTGGGCGATCGGTGCGGCGCTCACCGCGCTGCTCTACCTCGTGTGGCCGCTGATCACCGGCTTCGCTGCGTTCCTCGTGATGATGGTGCTGCTCGAGGTGGTCAGCCAGGCTGGCTGGAGCGGGCGCGGCGCCTACACGATCGACGTGTTCACCCGCGAGGAGCGCGTGCAGTCGCAGGCCTTCATGCGGGCCGCGCTCAACATCGGCTTCACCCTCGGCGCCCTCATCGGCGGCCTCGCGCTGGCGACCAACAGCGACGCCGTCGTGCGTGCGGTGCCGATCCTGACCGGCGTCATCCTGCTGGGCAACGCCTTCTGGATCACCCGGCTGCCCGACCCGCCCGCGAAGGAACCGGTCGCCGCCGAGGAGGCCGTGATCAAGCCGGCCGCGCTGAAGAACCGCGCGTTCGTCGCGCTCATGACCGGCGACGGGGTGCTCGGCACCAACCAGGTGCTGCTCAACATCGTGATCCCGCTCTGGCTCGTCGAGGAGACCGACGCCCCGCGGGTGCTGCTCGCCTGGCTGTTCGGCACCAACACGGTGATGGCCGTCCTGCTCCAGGTCGCCGCTGCGCGCGGGATCGACTCGGTAGCTCGGTCGCTGCGGGCGTCGTACATCTCCGCGGGGTTCTTCGTCCTCTCCTGCGGCATCGTGCTCGTCACCCACGACACGATCGGCTGGGCGACGATCGCGCTGGTCTGGCTCGGCCACGTCACGGTGACGGGCGCCGAGCTGTTCCAGTCGGCCGGCCACTGGGGCTACATGTCGGAGCTGACCGACGTCGACCAGCGCGCGGAGTACCAGGGCGCGGCGCACATCGGCGGCACCCTCGGCTCGGTCTGGGCGCCCGCCCTCTTCACGTTCCTGGCGATGGAGCACGGCTCGCTCGGCTGGCTCACGATCGCCGCGATCGTCGTCGTCGCGACCCTGACGATGGGGCCGTCCGCGCGTGCCGCGGAGCGCTATCTCGCGCGTCACGGGTCCGCGTCCTGACCGGCGCCCCACGTCGTAGTCTCGACGGCATGAGCGCGTACTGGATCACCACCTACAAGGCCGTGCACGACCCCGACAAGGTGGCGGCCTACGCCGCGATCGCGGGCCCGGCCCTCACCGCCGCCGGCGGCACCTTCCTGGTCCGCGGGATGCCCGAGGCGACCTTCGAGAAGGGTGAGACCACCCGCACCGTGGTCATCGAGTTCCCCTCGGTCGAGGCCGCCGTGGCCGCGCACGACAGCGAGGCCTACCAGGAGGCGCTCCGCGCCCTCGACGGTGGCGCCGACCGCGACATGCGCGTCGTCCCCGGAGCCTGACCCGTGGCCGGCGACTGGCGCACCGACGTCGTCGAC is a window of Nocardioides oleivorans DNA encoding:
- a CDS encoding o-succinylbenzoate synthase, with translation MHVFSIPLRTRFRGITVREGLLVRGEAGWGEWSPFLEYDDAVSRPWLACAREAADVGWPAPVRDVVPVNVTVPATDPERAHAIVTAGGCRTAKVKVAESGQVLADDLARLEAVRDALGPGGLVRVDANGGWDVDEAVRAIAALDRAAGGLEYVEQPVASVEDLAVVRRRVQVPIAADESIRRAEDPYRVRDLEAADIAVLKVQPLGGVRACLRIAEDIGLPVVVSSAVESSVGIAAGVALAAALPELHHACGLATVQLLTDDVAVDPLLPVDGLLPVARPEVDEAALARLAAPADRVAHWTRRLASVGQDRAS
- a CDS encoding AMP-binding protein gives rise to the protein MSFLRPSDDPAVAVRQLAQWLAADDPEPLLIETSGSTGRPKGVVLPRSAVLASVTASARRLGASGRWLLALPSSYVAGVQVVVRSLVAGHEPVVVEGLDLVAAVGASPDDAPVFTSLVPTQLHRVLDDPTQVAALARCHTVLVGGGGIDPALRHRAEEAGIHVVTTYGSSETAGGCVYDGLPLDGVGVTIAADGRVRLAGPTLFSHYLDDPGLTAETLVDGWFLTSDAGRLDEDGRLRVLGRIDDVVISGGVKVPLPAVARRLREHPSVEQAEVLGVPDDEWGQRLVAVVVGGAVPDAELRDWVGEVHPRSWAPREVRRVDALPLLANGKVDRQALRSSL
- a CDS encoding MFS transporter → MGETQAGEKPQTWWQRQLPPSPLARSLSVQSILFAIGEGTFLTGSAVFFTQIVGLSAAQVGVGLTVAGVASFFFAVPAGKLADKVGTKRIWAIGAALTALLYLVWPLITGFAAFLVMMVLLEVVSQAGWSGRGAYTIDVFTREERVQSQAFMRAALNIGFTLGALIGGLALATNSDAVVRAVPILTGVILLGNAFWITRLPDPPAKEPVAAEEAVIKPAALKNRAFVALMTGDGVLGTNQVLLNIVIPLWLVEETDAPRVLLAWLFGTNTVMAVLLQVAAARGIDSVARSLRASYISAGFFVLSCGIVLVTHDTIGWATIALVWLGHVTVTGAELFQSAGHWGYMSELTDVDQRAEYQGAAHIGGTLGSVWAPALFTFLAMEHGSLGWLTIAAIVVVATLTMGPSARAAERYLARHGSAS
- a CDS encoding DUF1330 domain-containing protein — protein: MSAYWITTYKAVHDPDKVAAYAAIAGPALTAAGGTFLVRGMPEATFEKGETTRTVVIEFPSVEAAVAAHDSEAYQEALRALDGGADRDMRVVPGA